From a single Phorcysia thermohydrogeniphila genomic region:
- a CDS encoding prepilin-type N-terminal cleavage/methylation domain-containing protein, giving the protein MEERVKDGFSLLELLIIIVIIGILTTIAVNGYRLFKIRAYNNNALYDLKNLINDELAYYGVEQKFVGFSPSDVSSNGIVVIGNFTHKYVSDEVRAVAKVSSSGDYANFCTKHKMGTLIYGYQTENDTIYYKESQQGYELQASDCPDATENDDFSGWKVLSQKE; this is encoded by the coding sequence ATGGAAGAGCGGGTAAAAGATGGATTCTCGCTACTGGAGCTCTTAATAATCATAGTAATAATTGGAATTCTAACTACAATTGCTGTGAACGGTTATCGCCTCTTCAAAATAAGAGCTTACAACAACAACGCCCTTTACGACCTTAAAAACCTGATAAACGACGAACTTGCCTACTACGGAGTTGAACAGAAGTTTGTAGGCTTTTCTCCTTCAGACGTAAGCTCAAACGGAATAGTTGTAATAGGGAACTTTACACACAAATACGTTTCAGATGAAGTAAGGGCCGTTGCAAAGGTCAGCAGCAGCGGTGACTACGCAAACTTTTGTACAAAACACAAAATGGGAACTCTAATATACGGGTACCAAACAGAAAACGATACAATCTATTATAAGGAAAGTCAGCAAGGTTACGAGCTCCAAGCCTCCGACTGTCCAGACGCAACAGAAAACGACGATTTCTCTGGCTGGAAGGTCTTATCCCAAAAAGAGTAA